A single Ignavibacteriales bacterium DNA region contains:
- a CDS encoding AI-2E family transporter encodes MLAQYRKTIILSAAGILAAGLVYIFSELFLILAISLLIALVLDPIVNIFEKQRMTRTTSVFIVLTGLSLLIYTGLTLLVPALVQQSGALMTTLKGISVETELSRLENTIHQLFPFLERDFIANRLQTIISDTIENIFNQFAGIVTNVFSVLAVLVILPFTTFFFLKDKDQIIKNILDILPNKYFEMSFYISRKVSYQLSRYVRGWLLDALFVGFACGLGFYLLGINNYVTLGIIAGLGHLVPYFGPIIGGVPALIISLLQFGDLSHAPQILLVLAIIYVVDNGFVQPYVFSKSVNMHPVAIITLIVAGGLSGGIFGMLLAVPAATVIRTFMVEIYNGFKNYRITRVNYEV; translated from the coding sequence ATGCTGGCTCAGTACCGTAAAACGATTATACTTTCAGCAGCGGGTATACTTGCCGCGGGGCTTGTTTATATATTCTCTGAACTCTTCCTGATTCTTGCCATTTCGCTGCTGATTGCACTGGTGCTGGATCCCATAGTGAATATCTTCGAAAAGCAGCGAATGACCCGCACCACATCAGTATTTATCGTCCTGACCGGGCTTTCATTGCTGATTTATACGGGTCTCACTCTGCTTGTGCCGGCACTGGTGCAGCAATCAGGCGCGCTCATGACCACACTCAAGGGAATTTCAGTGGAGACAGAACTCTCCCGTCTGGAAAACACCATTCATCAGCTATTCCCTTTTCTTGAGCGCGATTTTATCGCCAACCGGCTGCAGACTATCATCAGTGACACTATTGAGAATATTTTTAATCAGTTCGCGGGTATTGTCACCAATGTATTCTCAGTCCTGGCAGTTCTTGTTATACTTCCTTTCACCACCTTCTTCTTCCTTAAAGATAAAGATCAGATCATAAAAAATATTCTGGATATTCTGCCGAATAAATATTTCGAGATGTCCTTTTATATAAGCCGTAAAGTATCATATCAGCTCAGCCGGTACGTTCGCGGCTGGCTCCTTGATGCACTTTTTGTTGGGTTTGCCTGCGGACTGGGATTTTACCTCCTTGGCATTAACAATTATGTAACGTTAGGCATTATAGCCGGACTGGGGCATTTGGTTCCATATTTCGGGCCGATTATCGGCGGCGTTCCGGCATTGATTATTTCACTATTACAGTTCGGTGATCTGTCACATGCACCGCAGATTCTGCTGGTCCTTGCGATTATTTATGTTGTTGACAACGGTTTTGTGCAGCCATATGTGTTTTCAAAGAGTGTAAACATGCATCCGGTCGCCATTATAACGCTGATTGTTGCAGGGGGACTGAGCGGCGGCATATTTGGCATGCTGCTTGCCGTACCCGCAGCTACTGTTATCAGAACATTTATGGTAGAAATATATAACGGGTTTAAGAATTACAGGATAACAAGGGTGAACTATGAAGTATGA
- a CDS encoding NifU family protein — MNLEERVKKALETVRPYLNADGGDVELITISPDGIVKVKLTGACSSCPMSQMTLRAGVERALIREVPGIRRVEAV; from the coding sequence ATGAACCTGGAAGAACGTGTAAAAAAAGCCCTTGAAACCGTCCGCCCCTATCTGAACGCGGACGGAGGCGATGTTGAATTAATAACAATATCACCCGACGGAATCGTAAAAGTTAAACTGACCGGGGCATGCAGTTCATGCCCCATGTCTCAGATGACATTGCGCGCCGGTGTTGAGCGTGCATTAATACGCGAAGTACCCGGCATCCGCCGCGTTGAGGCAGTGTAA
- the apbC gene encoding iron-sulfur cluster carrier protein ApbC, producing the protein MTIESVRNSLRRVDDPDLRKDLVTLNMVKDIKIVRNVIHVEIELTTPACPLKDKIQQDCINEIKKDHPGADGIDVKMGARVVGKAPASGASIIPGVKNTIAVASGKGGVGKSTVAVNLAASLAKLGASVGLIDADIYGPSIPLMLGIKEKPRVYQDKDTMKMIPIENFGVKLMSIGFLIDDNAPVIWRGPMASGAVKQFMSDVEWSDLDYLIFDMPPGTGDIQLTLCQTIPLTGAVIVTTPQDVSLADARKALKMFERVNVPIMGIVENMSYFIAPDTGKKYDIFGSDGGSKLAEESSTAFLGGIPIDPRIRMGGDHGKPIVVEHPDSENAKIIISIAQNLAAQISIRNIDAAMKPKMEIVIEE; encoded by the coding sequence ATGACTATTGAAAGCGTAAGAAATTCACTAAGAAGAGTTGATGATCCGGATCTGAGAAAAGACCTTGTGACCCTTAATATGGTGAAAGATATCAAAATTGTCCGCAATGTCATCCATGTTGAGATTGAATTAACAACCCCGGCTTGTCCATTAAAGGATAAAATCCAGCAGGACTGCATCAATGAAATTAAAAAAGACCACCCGGGTGCAGACGGAATTGATGTAAAAATGGGCGCACGGGTTGTCGGGAAAGCCCCGGCCTCTGGTGCCTCTATTATCCCCGGTGTTAAAAATACTATTGCCGTAGCAAGCGGTAAGGGAGGTGTGGGTAAAAGCACGGTTGCTGTTAATCTGGCAGCCTCGCTTGCAAAACTCGGAGCTTCGGTAGGGCTGATTGATGCTGATATATACGGACCCAGCATCCCCCTGATGCTCGGCATTAAGGAGAAGCCGCGTGTGTATCAGGATAAAGATACCATGAAGATGATCCCGATAGAAAATTTCGGCGTAAAGCTGATGTCCATCGGATTTCTGATTGATGATAATGCCCCGGTTATCTGGCGCGGTCCCATGGCAAGCGGAGCAGTCAAACAGTTTATGTCAGATGTTGAGTGGAGCGATCTGGATTATCTGATTTTTGATATGCCTCCCGGTACCGGTGATATACAGCTTACCCTTTGCCAGACCATCCCCCTTACCGGTGCGGTTATCGTAACCACACCGCAGGATGTCTCACTCGCAGACGCACGCAAAGCGCTCAAGATGTTTGAACGCGTAAATGTACCTATTATGGGAATCGTCGAAAACATGAGTTATTTTATAGCCCCTGATACCGGAAAGAAGTATGATATATTCGGTTCAGACGGCGGAAGCAAATTAGCTGAAGAGAGCAGCACCGCATTTCTGGGAGGAATCCCCATTGATCCGCGCATCAGGATGGGCGGGGATCACGGCAAGCCGATCGTGGTTGAGCATCCGGATTCCGAAAATGCAAAAATCATCATTTCAATAGCACAAAATCTTGCGGCTCAGATAAGCATCAGAAATATTGACGCTGCCATGAAGCCGAAGATGGAGATCGTCATAGAAGAATGA
- the ppk1 gene encoding polyphosphate kinase 1 — translation MKTQELIAKYNSPANFFNRELSWLEFNRRVLEEALNPDAPLLEKVKFLSIFFSNLDEFYMIRVSGLKEQILEKRQKETIDGMDTMQQIEAIERNLEPMLMQANDLWNNELRHRLAEEGIVIHAFNHELRQHDGFTQEEVEIMNDHFDKYIYPILTPLATDPGRPFPHISNLSLSFAIKIKSPKGEEHFARVKVPAGKGMNRLYRVDEILHKKLESSAARSGPVRFVWLGDLIKCNLHKLFPGMTIEGAYRFRVTRDTDIEILEDEADDLLNLVEKNIKQRKFGQVVRLEVESKIPEDILDLLIENLEIGRESVHLLPGAMALSDIMSLYDLPFPHLKNKPFFSQKHKHFEDETDIFAVIKKNEVLLHHPYHSFSPVVDFIKQAAADPDVLAIKQTLYRVGSNSPVVRALIEAAEAGKQVAVLVELKARFDEENNIKWARELEQVGAHVVYGLLGLKTHAKMTLVVRREQSGIKRYVHLATGNYNATTSRMYTDMGYFTTDKDICSDVTEVFNFLTGYSKQTQFRKLFVAPFSLRDKLLDLIYTEIDHASKGREARIIFKANALVDPAIICALYEASGAGVKIDLIIRGICCLVPGVPGLSENIRVISVVGRFLEHHRIYYIHNNGDEMIYLSSADLMQRNLDGRVELAFPIEDPSIKKYIKSKVLFVMLNDNMKARVLDSNMTYTRLLPKGDEKPLDSQEWLMNESMRKSAKRKKKK, via the coding sequence GTGAAAACTCAGGAACTTATCGCGAAATACAACTCCCCGGCAAATTTCTTTAACCGTGAATTAAGCTGGCTGGAATTCAACCGGCGGGTGCTTGAAGAAGCCCTGAATCCGGATGCACCGCTGCTGGAAAAGGTGAAATTCCTTTCCATTTTTTTCAGTAATCTGGATGAGTTTTACATGATCCGCGTTTCCGGACTTAAGGAACAGATTCTGGAAAAGCGCCAGAAAGAGACCATTGACGGTATGGATACCATGCAGCAGATTGAAGCAATAGAGCGGAATCTTGAGCCAATGCTGATGCAGGCCAATGATCTCTGGAATAATGAACTGCGCCACCGCCTCGCTGAGGAAGGAATCGTTATTCATGCCTTTAACCATGAACTCAGGCAGCATGACGGCTTCACTCAGGAAGAAGTGGAAATAATGAATGACCACTTCGATAAATATATTTATCCAATTCTCACACCCCTTGCAACCGATCCCGGAAGGCCTTTTCCGCATATCTCCAATCTGAGTCTGAGTTTCGCCATCAAAATCAAATCTCCCAAGGGGGAGGAGCATTTCGCAAGGGTGAAAGTTCCTGCCGGCAAAGGGATGAACCGGCTTTACCGGGTGGATGAAATCCTTCATAAAAAACTTGAATCCTCAGCTGCCCGTTCAGGACCGGTCAGATTCGTCTGGCTTGGTGATCTGATTAAGTGCAATCTGCACAAACTTTTCCCCGGCATGACCATTGAAGGGGCTTACCGTTTCAGAGTTACACGTGACACTGATATAGAAATTCTTGAAGATGAAGCGGATGATCTGCTGAACCTTGTAGAAAAAAATATCAAACAACGGAAATTTGGTCAGGTTGTGCGGCTTGAAGTTGAGTCCAAGATTCCCGAAGATATACTTGATCTTCTGATTGAAAATCTGGAGATTGGCAGAGAAAGTGTTCATCTGCTGCCAGGTGCTATGGCGCTGAGCGATATCATGAGTCTCTATGATCTCCCCTTTCCTCACCTTAAGAATAAGCCATTCTTCAGCCAGAAGCATAAGCACTTTGAGGATGAGACGGATATATTCGCGGTGATTAAGAAAAATGAAGTATTGCTTCATCATCCGTATCACTCATTTTCCCCTGTGGTTGATTTCATTAAACAGGCCGCGGCAGATCCTGATGTGCTCGCCATAAAGCAGACGCTCTATCGTGTCGGCTCAAACTCTCCCGTGGTACGAGCGCTGATTGAAGCAGCCGAAGCAGGCAAACAGGTAGCGGTTCTTGTTGAACTGAAGGCGCGGTTTGATGAGGAAAACAATATCAAGTGGGCGCGTGAACTTGAGCAGGTTGGCGCGCATGTGGTCTACGGATTGCTCGGCCTTAAAACGCACGCAAAAATGACCCTGGTTGTAAGACGTGAGCAGTCAGGAATCAAAAGGTATGTTCATCTTGCAACCGGAAACTATAACGCGACCACTTCGCGCATGTACACGGATATGGGTTATTTTACAACAGATAAGGATATCTGCTCGGATGTAACTGAGGTCTTCAATTTCCTGACGGGATATTCCAAGCAGACCCAGTTCAGAAAACTTTTTGTTGCCCCCTTCAGTCTGCGGGATAAACTTCTTGACCTTATCTATACTGAAATTGACCATGCCTCAAAGGGAAGGGAAGCACGCATTATCTTTAAAGCAAATGCGCTTGTTGACCCGGCTATTATCTGCGCTCTGTATGAAGCATCCGGCGCAGGCGTAAAAATAGACCTGATTATCCGCGGTATCTGCTGTCTTGTTCCGGGAGTACCCGGCTTGTCAGAAAATATCCGTGTTATCAGTGTGGTAGGCAGATTCCTTGAGCATCACCGGATATACTATATCCACAATAATGGTGACGAGATGATTTACCTGAGCAGCGCAGATCTGATGCAGAGAAATCTGGATGGCAGAGTGGAACTGGCTTTCCCAATTGAAGACCCCTCAATCAAGAAATACATTAAGAGCAAGGTGCTTTTCGTAATGCTCAATGATAACATGAAAGCACGGGTTCTGGACAGCAATATGACCTACACCCGCTTGCTGCCCAAGGGGGATGAAAAGCCGCTGGACTCCCAGGAATGGCTCATGAACGAAAGCATGAGAAAAAGCGCAAAAAGGAAGAAAAAAAAGTAA
- a CDS encoding Re/Si-specific NAD(P)(+) transhydrogenase subunit alpha, whose translation MIHNSFLILYFNRLFYHYLWKKTVKIGVPVEQFTGENRVALVPDVVKKLVKDGFSVLIEKGAGDRAFYSDSDYVAAGAKIAPTAEELYSSSNIIFKVRQPLTQAEGKDEVSLLKKDTLLVSFLQPMQNTALMQELAARGINAISMDFIPRTTKAQRMDALSSQNNLAGYKAALTAANHYGRIFPMLMTAAATITAAKVLVIGAGVAGLQALGTARRLGAVVEVTDVRTAVKEEVHSLGGKFIDILPGANLQDERGYAREATPEELQMQKEALLRHVKGNDIIISTAVVPGRKAPEIITEEMVKEMKNGSVIVDLAADFGGNCTLTKPSQTITAHGVTIIGESNFPSQMAPQASDLYAKNIYALIEYMKGKQETLTVNTEDEIVKESLITWQGSVFNSRVLSLISKNG comes from the coding sequence ATGATTCATAATTCATTTTTGATTCTGTATTTTAATAGGTTATTTTATCATTATTTATGGAAGAAAACCGTGAAAATAGGTGTTCCGGTTGAACAATTTACGGGGGAAAACAGGGTGGCACTGGTCCCTGACGTTGTTAAAAAACTGGTGAAGGATGGTTTTTCCGTCCTTATCGAAAAAGGCGCCGGGGATCGTGCCTTCTACTCAGATTCAGACTATGTCGCAGCAGGAGCAAAGATTGCTCCCACTGCTGAAGAATTATACAGTTCATCAAATATTATCTTCAAAGTCCGTCAGCCTCTGACCCAGGCAGAAGGAAAAGATGAGGTATCTCTCCTGAAAAAGGATACGCTCCTTGTTAGTTTCCTTCAGCCGATGCAGAATACTGCCCTCATGCAGGAATTGGCCGCACGCGGGATAAACGCTATCTCTATGGATTTTATTCCACGTACCACCAAGGCTCAGCGGATGGATGCACTCAGTTCGCAGAATAACCTCGCCGGCTATAAAGCCGCTCTGACTGCTGCCAATCATTACGGAAGAATTTTTCCGATGCTTATGACCGCGGCTGCGACCATTACCGCGGCAAAGGTTCTGGTAATCGGAGCAGGCGTGGCAGGGCTGCAGGCACTCGGAACCGCACGCCGGCTTGGCGCTGTGGTTGAAGTGACAGACGTCCGTACTGCAGTGAAGGAGGAGGTACATTCTCTGGGAGGTAAGTTTATTGATATCCTCCCGGGCGCGAATTTACAGGATGAGCGCGGTTATGCACGGGAAGCCACACCGGAAGAACTGCAGATGCAGAAGGAAGCTCTTTTGCGGCATGTAAAAGGGAACGATATTATCATTTCAACCGCTGTGGTTCCAGGAAGAAAAGCGCCTGAGATCATTACGGAGGAGATGGTGAAAGAGATGAAAAACGGCTCCGTGATTGTTGATCTTGCTGCTGATTTCGGCGGAAACTGCACGCTCACAAAACCATCACAGACGATCACCGCACATGGGGTAACCATTATCGGGGAATCGAACTTCCCCTCGCAAATGGCACCTCAGGCAAGTGATCTCTACGCAAAGAATATATACGCACTCATTGAGTATATGAAAGGCAAACAGGAAACACTCACTGTTAACACGGAAGATGAAATCGTAAAAGAGTCCCTCATCACCTGGCAGGGCAGTGTATTCAACAGCCGTGTACTCAGTCTTATTTCAAAGAATGGTTAA
- a CDS encoding NAD(P) transhydrogenase subunit alpha, whose amino-acid sequence MDSFTFLMFIYVFVLAIFTGFELITKVPPNLHTPLMSGSNAISGITIVGALIASGLEDNQAAQILGMVALIFATTNVVGGYLVTDRMLKMFKKKEKK is encoded by the coding sequence ATGGATTCATTTACCTTTTTAATGTTTATTTATGTGTTTGTGCTGGCGATCTTTACCGGTTTCGAACTCATCACTAAAGTACCGCCAAACCTTCACACACCGCTGATGTCCGGCTCCAATGCTATCTCAGGCATCACCATTGTTGGAGCGCTTATTGCTTCAGGGCTGGAGGATAATCAGGCAGCGCAGATTCTTGGTATGGTTGCTCTCATCTTCGCCACGACAAACGTGGTGGGAGGGTATCTGGTTACAGACAGAATGCTGAAGATGTTTAAGAAGAAGGAGAAGAAATGA
- a CDS encoding NAD(P)(+) transhydrogenase (Re/Si-specific) subunit beta — protein MNTPLLINIVYLISSVLFIYGIKKLGSPKTARQGNFLSALGMLLAVAFTLLDKHIFSFEYILAGLLIGSAIGVIFATKVEMTAMPQMVGLLNGFGGAASALVGLAEYLKFDAIPGDISAKIAITIGLSIFIGAVTFTGSLVAYGKLQGIVSGNSVQYPMQHPINGLLIVGVLVSMIFMVLYPHDNTYVWLILNISLILGILLVIPIGGADMPVAISLLNSYSGLAGAATGFVLDNNMLIIAGALVGASGIILTNIMCKAMNRSLMSVVLGGFGATSSGPSNVAKKDVTVKSVDSEEAAMIFDSASSVIIVPGYGMAVAQAQHAVKDLMDILTKKGITVRFAIHPVAGRMPGHMNILLAESNIPYEYMLALEDINEDFRNTDVSLVIGANDVVNPAARHDTSSPVYGMPILNVDYGKTTIIIKRSMAAGYAGIDNELFYLPNSLMYFGDAKEAVTKLNNALKAL, from the coding sequence ATGAATACTCCTCTCTTAATAAATATTGTCTACCTTATATCATCTGTGCTGTTTATATACGGCATCAAGAAACTCGGTTCACCCAAAACAGCACGGCAGGGCAACTTTCTTTCCGCGCTCGGAATGCTGCTTGCGGTTGCTTTTACTCTGCTTGATAAGCATATTTTCTCGTTTGAATATATCCTTGCAGGTCTTCTGATCGGTTCGGCAATAGGTGTTATTTTTGCCACAAAAGTGGAAATGACCGCTATGCCGCAGATGGTAGGTCTGCTGAACGGCTTTGGCGGCGCTGCTTCAGCGCTGGTTGGTCTTGCTGAGTATCTTAAGTTTGATGCCATCCCCGGTGATATATCAGCAAAAATCGCCATTACAATCGGCCTCTCAATCTTTATCGGTGCTGTTACCTTTACCGGTTCTCTTGTTGCTTACGGTAAACTGCAGGGCATTGTATCAGGTAACTCTGTGCAGTATCCCATGCAGCATCCCATTAACGGGCTGCTGATTGTGGGTGTGCTGGTAAGTATGATTTTTATGGTGCTTTATCCTCATGATAACACCTATGTCTGGCTGATACTTAATATATCTTTGATACTTGGAATTCTGCTGGTTATCCCGATAGGAGGCGCTGATATGCCTGTGGCTATATCACTGCTGAACTCCTATTCCGGACTGGCAGGCGCTGCTACAGGTTTTGTACTTGATAACAATATGCTAATCATTGCCGGTGCGCTGGTAGGGGCATCCGGTATCATCCTCACCAATATCATGTGCAAAGCGATGAACCGCTCGCTCATGAGCGTGGTGCTGGGCGGATTTGGCGCAACTTCATCAGGCCCCTCAAATGTTGCGAAAAAAGACGTGACGGTTAAATCGGTTGATTCCGAAGAAGCAGCTATGATCTTTGATTCAGCTTCATCGGTCATTATCGTTCCGGGATACGGAATGGCCGTTGCACAGGCACAGCATGCGGTAAAAGATCTGATGGATATACTCACGAAAAAAGGAATCACCGTCCGCTTCGCCATTCACCCGGTTGCAGGAAGAATGCCGGGACACATGAATATCCTTCTTGCGGAGTCTAATATTCCGTATGAGTATATGCTCGCGCTTGAAGATATAAACGAAGATTTCAGAAATACCGATGTCTCTCTGGTTATCGGGGCTAATGATGTGGTGAACCCGGCCGCCAGGCATGATACTTCTTCGCCGGTGTACGGTATGCCTATTCTGAATGTGGATTACGGCAAAACCACCATCATTATTAAGCGGTCTATGGCAGCAGGTTATGCCGGTATTGATAATGAGCTCTTTTATCTGCCGAATTCACTCATGTATTTCGGAGATGCCAAGGAAGCAGTTACAAAGCTTAATAACGCGCTTAAAGCATTATAA
- a CDS encoding Gfo/Idh/MocA family oxidoreductase translates to MAEKLKVGVMGTGHLGSLHAKMFASMEIATLAGIYDANADRASQIAAEYGCRACSTPDELFTLCDAISIATPTTTHFETASLCLKAGKDIFIEKPITSEIAEAEELVALAAKLNKILQVGHIERFNPALLSLEKYLLNPLFIQTDRLAQFNPRGTDVNVVLDLMIHDIDIILSLVKSPVARVEASGVGVVSDLIDIANARIEFENGAVANVTASRISQKKMRKMRIFQKDNYISLDFTTGNSEVFRITDAEEKIATGYISFGEIGAGEKKKKVIYEQPEAREVNALKYELELFVRSVQTRTRPVVSGEDGLRALQVAALINEKITESLNKIRMSQ, encoded by the coding sequence ATGGCTGAAAAACTGAAAGTCGGTGTTATGGGAACCGGACACCTCGGCTCCCTTCATGCAAAAATGTTTGCATCAATGGAAATTGCCACTCTCGCGGGTATATATGACGCAAATGCTGACCGCGCTTCGCAGATTGCAGCGGAATACGGCTGCAGGGCCTGCTCCACTCCGGATGAGCTTTTTACCCTCTGCGATGCAATCTCGATAGCCACTCCGACCACAACTCATTTTGAAACAGCCTCTCTCTGCCTGAAAGCCGGTAAGGATATTTTTATCGAAAAACCGATAACTTCAGAGATTGCTGAAGCCGAAGAACTGGTCGCTCTTGCGGCAAAACTGAATAAAATTCTTCAGGTTGGTCATATTGAACGTTTTAACCCGGCGCTTTTGTCGCTGGAAAAGTATCTGCTCAATCCTCTGTTCATCCAGACTGACCGACTCGCTCAGTTTAATCCGCGCGGTACTGATGTGAATGTGGTGCTCGATCTGATGATTCATGATATTGATATCATCCTCAGTCTTGTTAAAAGCCCGGTGGCCAGGGTTGAAGCAAGCGGAGTGGGTGTGGTCTCCGACCTGATTGATATCGCGAACGCCCGCATTGAGTTTGAAAACGGCGCTGTGGCTAATGTAACTGCAAGCCGTATTTCACAAAAGAAGATGCGGAAGATGCGCATCTTTCAGAAGGATAACTATATATCACTGGATTTCACCACAGGAAACTCGGAAGTTTTCCGCATTACTGATGCTGAGGAAAAGATCGCAACAGGATATATCAGCTTTGGAGAAATAGGCGCGGGTGAAAAGAAAAAGAAAGTGATATACGAACAGCCGGAAGCCCGTGAAGTAAATGCTTTGAAATATGAACTTGAGCTGTTTGTCCGCTCGGTACAAACCCGGACCCGCCCGGTGGTCTCCGGCGAGGACGGACTCCGTGCTCTGCAGGTTGCCGCACTTATTAATGAAAAAATTACCGAGTCACTTAATAAAATCAGGATGTCGCAATGA
- a CDS encoding ROK family protein, translating to MATKETAAVGVDLGGTSVKVGLVDSKGKIVRKAVLDTFAEEGPDRVVKQIKKCIYEVLKPGGYKIKGIGIGAPGVVQLKDGTVENPPNFPGWTKVKLGKKITEEFKHAAFVDNDANAAAIGELIFGAGKKFDSFIMITLGTGVGGGIVLDKKLFRGSHGFAGEIGHGSIDYAGPQCKCGSYGCIETYAGNNYLTARVKDALLQREDSLITRIMREEQIPLTPKLISRAMEAGDEFAISVVDDLGRKLGYAFANVANILDVSNFVVGGGVAGFGKRLFTAMEDGMKDRVGKSLKPLCKIVPAKLKNEAGILGASALVYYKYN from the coding sequence ATGGCGACGAAAGAAACAGCAGCAGTAGGCGTAGATTTAGGCGGTACATCAGTTAAAGTTGGACTGGTTGACAGTAAAGGAAAGATTGTCAGAAAAGCGGTCCTTGATACCTTTGCGGAGGAGGGTCCTGACAGAGTTGTTAAACAGATTAAGAAATGTATATATGAGGTTCTGAAGCCGGGGGGATATAAGATTAAAGGCATAGGCATCGGAGCCCCCGGTGTGGTACAGCTGAAAGACGGTACCGTTGAGAATCCGCCGAACTTTCCCGGATGGACAAAGGTGAAACTCGGAAAAAAAATAACCGAGGAATTCAAGCATGCTGCTTTTGTGGATAATGATGCAAACGCTGCCGCAATCGGTGAACTTATCTTTGGTGCCGGTAAAAAATTTGATTCATTTATTATGATCACTCTCGGCACCGGAGTCGGCGGCGGTATTGTGCTTGATAAAAAGCTATTCCGCGGAAGCCATGGCTTTGCCGGAGAGATAGGCCATGGTTCCATTGATTATGCCGGACCACAATGCAAGTGCGGCTCTTACGGATGTATTGAAACCTATGCTGGAAATAATTACCTTACTGCAAGAGTTAAAGATGCTCTGTTGCAGCGTGAGGATAGTCTTATCACCCGCATCATGCGTGAAGAACAGATTCCCCTGACTCCCAAACTTATTTCCCGCGCAATGGAAGCCGGTGATGAGTTCGCGATTAGTGTTGTGGATGATCTTGGCAGAAAACTCGGCTATGCTTTTGCCAATGTTGCCAATATCCTTGATGTCTCCAATTTCGTGGTGGGCGGCGGGGTGGCCGGATTCGGAAAACGGCTCTTCACTGCAATGGAAGACGGAATGAAAGACCGGGTGGGTAAATCACTTAAGCCGCTGTGCAAAATAGTTCCTGCTAAATTAAAAAACGAGGCGGGAATCCTTGGCGCATCTGCGTTAGTCTATTACAAGTACAACTGA